The following proteins are co-located in the Methanobrevibacter sp. genome:
- the hmdB gene encoding 5,10-methenyltetrahydromethanopterin hydrogenase cofactor biosynthesis protein HmdB, which produces MIDNILNKAKLGKELTDEEFLELLKINNDEDLEKLFSIARYIRDNQSKEIKLTSTVHITNKCQIQPRCEYCGFAEKTSRNGYYNAFYKSNEEILNAVTSIEEAHIPRVSCSGGYGYKGKQAVNACRIVKEYSNLEILVNVGGDLTEKSVNELAELGADTVCCNLETINEEIFYERKPGDSLEQRILTCKRVSEAGIGLSSGLLLGIGESIEDRLKHLRFLSNFKTLEEIPIMGFNPYPDTAMADYPPFPLKEQLKIVAVTRIMYPTIRITMPTPTVGPENVEFSLKAGANNLATVIADNYPHEVKGVGSPEYGNYNEVVNVIEKLGLIPQTI; this is translated from the coding sequence ATGATTGATAATATTTTAAACAAAGCAAAATTAGGAAAAGAATTAACTGACGAAGAATTTTTAGAATTATTAAAGATAAATAATGATGAAGATTTAGAGAAATTGTTTTCAATAGCTCGTTATATCCGAGACAATCAATCCAAAGAAATAAAATTAACATCAACAGTCCACATCACAAATAAATGCCAAATTCAACCTAGATGCGAATACTGTGGTTTTGCAGAAAAAACTTCTAGAAATGGATACTATAATGCATTTTATAAATCAAATGAAGAGATTTTAAATGCAGTTACCTCCATTGAAGAAGCACATATTCCTCGAGTAAGTTGTTCAGGAGGATATGGTTATAAAGGCAAACAGGCTGTAAATGCCTGCAGAATCGTAAAAGAGTATTCTAATTTAGAGATATTAGTTAATGTTGGTGGAGACTTAACCGAAAAATCCGTTAATGAGCTAGCAGAATTAGGTGCAGATACAGTATGCTGTAACCTTGAAACCATCAACGAAGAAATATTTTATGAAAGAAAACCAGGAGATTCACTTGAACAGAGAATTTTAACTTGTAAAAGAGTAAGTGAAGCTGGAATCGGCCTATCCTCAGGACTACTTTTGGGAATTGGAGAAAGTATTGAAGACAGATTAAAACATTTACGCTTTTTATCTAACTTCAAAACACTTGAAGAAATTCCTATAATGGGCTTTAATCCATACCCTGATACTGCAATGGCAGATTATCCCCCATTCCCATTAAAAGAACAATTGAAAATTGTTGCAGTTACACGCATAATGTATCCTACAATTAGAATTACAATGCCAACACCAACAGTTGGACCTGAAAACGTTGAATTCTCATTAAAAGCAGGGGCAAATAATTTAGCTACTGTAATTGCAGATAATTACCCTCATGAAGTAAAAGGGGTTGGATCACCAGAATATGGTAATTATAATGAAGTAGTTAATGTAATTGAAAAATTAGGATTAATACCTCAAACTATTTAA
- the cbiM gene encoding cobalt transporter CbiM — protein sequence MHIPDGFIPIVQCLIYYVILIVALYFSVKWARSNLDEKRIPLLAVLAAGIFAIMSMNMPIPFGTSGHMVGGALVAIVFLAPEAAVLVFTVVLLIQALIFGDGGITALGANVLNMAIVGGFTGLYTFKALNGKIGNYPAAGIAAWLATVLAALACAIEMGIAGTFPVNIGIPSMVLYHFFIGVIEAVLTVIVLAALDKFRPDLLAWNKGDA from the coding sequence TTGCATATACCTGACGGATTTATCCCAATCGTACAATGCCTCATATACTATGTAATTTTAATTGTTGCATTATACTTCTCTGTAAAATGGGCTAGATCCAATTTAGATGAAAAACGTATACCTCTTTTAGCAGTACTTGCAGCAGGTATCTTCGCAATCATGTCCATGAACATGCCAATCCCATTTGGTACCAGTGGACACATGGTTGGAGGTGCATTAGTTGCTATCGTATTCTTAGCACCTGAAGCTGCTGTTTTAGTATTTACCGTTGTTTTACTCATCCAAGCATTAATCTTCGGAGACGGAGGAATTACTGCTTTAGGAGCAAACGTATTAAACATGGCTATAGTTGGAGGTTTTACAGGTTTATACACATTTAAAGCATTAAACGGAAAAATAGGAAATTACCCAGCAGCAGGAATTGCTGCATGGTTAGCAACAGTACTTGCTGCATTAGCATGTGCTATTGAAATGGGTATTGCTGGTACATTCCCAGTGAACATTGGTATCCCATCAATGGTATTATACCACTTCTTCATTGGAGTAATCGAAGCTGTTTTAACTGTAATCGTTCTTGCAGCATTAGACAAATTCAGACCAGACTTACTCGCATGGAACAAAGGAGATGCATAA
- a CDS encoding PDGLE domain-containing protein translates to MDKKDMSLIVVAVVICIVISCLSPYIASGNPDGLEKSAEDSGLAEDFQIEEINGIPDAIFPDYAFASAPDNQALQVVALVIGAIVTLGVGYGVAAILRSRN, encoded by the coding sequence ATGGATAAAAAAGACATGTCTTTAATCGTTGTTGCAGTAGTCATTTGTATCGTGATCAGTTGTCTTTCACCATACATTGCATCTGGTAACCCAGACGGACTTGAAAAATCTGCAGAAGATTCTGGACTTGCAGAAGACTTCCAAATTGAAGAAATTAATGGAATTCCTGATGCAATCTTCCCAGATTACGCATTTGCAAGCGCTCCAGACAACCAAGCATTACAAGTTGTTGCCCTAGTAATAGGTGCCATTGTAACTCTCGGTGTAGGATATGGAGTTGCAGCAATTTTAAGAAGTAGAAATTAA
- a CDS encoding DUF1188 domain-containing protein: MDIDTGITSEVLTIKSKTKLIDIFNKIINEKSNAVFNYINKLDIRKDAKIVVIGTYFTGIGIVKKLSEEYENILLIDIYPHLKELLDTQIGGTVKNTISFSSDLDLIYTGEVVIDTTGFGGINIKQSSEFDVDTFIIEDPVAEDNDKILSNKNNIYERLNAVKAKNKAIIKTKGINTKTSGTMTLTIGILTNVLNKCLEREGVLYSACEMGFFEEVIFKEQNIAKFIKLVDKQALKISTIEPFNCDELIATEISKIKTDLNET; this comes from the coding sequence ATGGATATTGATACTGGAATCACATCTGAAGTACTTACAATAAAATCTAAAACTAAATTAATAGATATTTTTAATAAAATAATAAATGAAAAGTCCAATGCAGTTTTTAATTACATTAATAAACTAGACATCAGGAAAGATGCAAAAATAGTTGTTATTGGAACTTACTTTACAGGAATAGGCATTGTGAAAAAATTAAGTGAAGAATATGAAAATATTTTATTAATAGACATTTATCCACACTTAAAAGAATTGTTAGATACACAAATTGGAGGAACTGTTAAAAATACAATTAGTTTTTCATCTGACTTGGATTTAATCTATACAGGTGAAGTTGTCATTGACACTACTGGTTTTGGAGGCATCAATATCAAACAATCCTCAGAATTTGATGTTGATACATTCATTATTGAAGATCCTGTTGCAGAAGACAATGATAAGATTTTATCAAACAAAAATAATATTTATGAAAGATTGAATGCAGTTAAAGCCAAAAATAAGGCAATCATTAAAACAAAAGGCATAAATACAAAAACATCAGGAACAATGACCCTGACTATTGGTATTTTAACAAATGTATTGAATAAATGTCTTGAAAGAGAAGGAGTCCTTTATAGTGCATGTGAAATGGGATTCTTTGAAGAAGTGATTTTTAAAGAACAAAACATTGCCAAATTCATAAAATTAGTTGATAAGCAAGCACTTAAAATATCAACAATTGAACCATTCAACTGCGATGAGCTGATTGCAACTGAAATTTCAAAAATAAAAACTGATTTAAATGAAACTTAA
- the hmdC gene encoding 5,10-methenyltetrahydromethanopterin hydrogenase cofactor biosynthesis protein HmdC — translation MYDLIKEAVHDDAAAIEISKMKKDVGSVVDAISELSLEETMKLGMSFKRFPLGCDLTEVVVGTCASDLELVDLLGNCRLSDMIGAPIHICAYAFSDIGEKFGMTGLEVMKKVHEIVDVPLDLDHFGENGAMRLPRNISGCGGDCYNDGPAFTECPRGRIHERLIDKELEQKDDKEEWVKLSSSVAVNVSSEQTGEAHAAPLREARDVADLAKKYGKGLESIMFVGDGYDEVITGFEKSIELGADVIVVEGGPFNRCENTTESFAKTIAAARILSPGKVVATNGAYEHEVRAGLRSGLNMVITGFPKNHHGYMCGYEPGTARRGKFGLPRVIQIINEEFPNRGLPAQKHDLLAIATAVKLAGPEYIYPNKIGSYYVGDAHWATLVNSRMYQNIQLKHTLNDIVNLTEGNTVSLHGGRFISWVLAKELDKQVDEIIISDVDKWVLDNTINNLQDELNATIIAESDDKVAASQSDFSIASTTMIPIKDNILKKVPNALTIV, via the coding sequence ATGTATGATTTAATCAAGGAAGCAGTTCATGATGATGCGGCAGCAATTGAAATATCAAAAATGAAAAAAGATGTAGGTTCTGTTGTAGATGCAATTTCAGAACTTTCATTAGAAGAGACTATGAAGTTAGGAATGAGTTTTAAAAGATTTCCATTAGGTTGTGATTTGACTGAAGTTGTTGTAGGTACTTGTGCTTCTGATTTGGAATTGGTGGACTTGCTTGGGAATTGCCGTCTATCAGATATGATTGGAGCTCCGATTCATATATGTGCTTATGCTTTTTCTGATATTGGTGAAAAATTTGGAATGACTGGGCTTGAAGTAATGAAAAAGGTTCATGAAATTGTTGATGTTCCTCTTGACTTGGATCATTTTGGTGAAAATGGTGCTATGAGACTTCCAAGAAATATTTCTGGATGTGGTGGAGACTGCTATAATGATGGTCCAGCATTTACTGAATGTCCTCGTGGAAGGATACATGAAAGATTGATTGACAAAGAATTGGAACAAAAAGATGATAAGGAAGAATGGGTAAAATTATCTTCTTCTGTTGCAGTTAACGTTTCCTCTGAACAAACTGGTGAAGCTCATGCAGCTCCATTAAGGGAGGCTCGTGATGTTGCAGATTTAGCTAAAAAATATGGAAAAGGTTTGGAATCCATCATGTTTGTCGGTGATGGTTATGATGAAGTGATAACTGGTTTTGAAAAATCCATTGAACTTGGTGCTGATGTTATTGTAGTTGAAGGAGGACCATTCAATAGATGTGAAAATACAACAGAATCATTTGCAAAAACAATTGCAGCTGCAAGGATATTGTCTCCTGGAAAAGTTGTAGCTACCAATGGTGCTTATGAACATGAAGTTAGGGCAGGTCTTAGATCTGGTTTGAACATGGTTATTACAGGATTTCCTAAAAACCATCATGGATATATGTGTGGATATGAACCTGGTACTGCAAGAAGAGGTAAATTTGGTCTTCCGAGAGTAATTCAGATAATCAATGAAGAGTTTCCAAATAGGGGCCTTCCTGCTCAAAAGCATGATTTGCTTGCAATAGCTACTGCAGTTAAACTTGCAGGACCTGAATATATTTATCCTAATAAGATTGGCTCATATTATGTTGGTGATGCTCACTGGGCAACTCTAGTTAACTCAAGAATGTATCAAAATATTCAATTAAAACATACTTTAAATGATATTGTTAATTTAACAGAAGGAAACACTGTTTCTTTACATGGTGGAAGATTTATATCATGGGTTCTTGCCAAGGAACTTGACAAGCAAGTGGATGAAATTATCATCTCTGATGTTGATAAATGGGTACTGGACAATACAATTAATAATCTGCAGGATGAATTGAATGCTACAATCATTGCTGAAAGTGATGATAAAGTTGCAGCTAGTCAATCAGACTTTTCTATAGCTTCAACAACTATGATTCCTATTAAAGATAACATTTTAAAGAAAGTTCCTAATGCATTAACTATTGTTTAG
- the hmd gene encoding 5,10-methenyltetrahydromethanopterin hydrogenase, translating into MKVAILGAGCYRTHAASGITNFARACEVAEATGKENISMTHSTIEMGAELLELAGVDEVVVSDPTFDGDFTVVDDFDYAEVMAAHKAGNPEEVMPAIRAKVAELAETVPKPSKGAIHFTHPEDLGMKVTTDDREAVADADWVMTWLPEGGMQPAIIEKFADNIKEGAIVTHACTIPTTGLNKIFEDLGTNVNVASYHPGAVPEMKGQVYIAEGFADQASIDTLMDLGQKARGSAFTLPANMVGPVCDMCSAVTAITYAGILAYRDTVTQILGAPAGFAQSMANEALTQVTALMQNEGIDKMDEALNPAALLGTADSMNFGNLAEIVPTVLDYLGKDQ; encoded by the coding sequence ATGAAAGTAGCAATTTTAGGTGCAGGATGTTACAGAACTCATGCTGCAAGTGGAATCACCAACTTCGCAAGAGCTTGTGAAGTTGCAGAAGCAACTGGAAAAGAAAACATTTCAATGACACACTCAACTATTGAAATGGGTGCAGAATTATTAGAATTAGCTGGCGTAGATGAAGTTGTTGTATCTGACCCAACTTTTGATGGTGACTTTACTGTAGTTGATGATTTCGATTATGCCGAAGTAATGGCAGCACACAAAGCTGGAAACCCTGAAGAAGTAATGCCTGCAATCAGAGCAAAAGTTGCTGAATTAGCTGAAACTGTTCCAAAACCATCCAAAGGTGCAATTCACTTCACCCACCCAGAAGATTTAGGAATGAAAGTTACTACCGATGACCGTGAAGCTGTAGCTGACGCTGACTGGGTAATGACCTGGTTACCAGAAGGTGGAATGCAACCTGCTATCATCGAAAAATTCGCTGATAACATCAAAGAAGGTGCAATCGTAACTCACGCATGCACTATTCCAACCACTGGATTAAACAAAATCTTCGAAGATCTTGGAACTAACGTAAACGTAGCTTCCTACCACCCAGGTGCTGTACCTGAAATGAAAGGACAAGTTTACATCGCTGAAGGTTTTGCTGACCAAGCTTCCATCGACACTTTAATGGATTTAGGTCAAAAAGCAAGAGGATCTGCATTCACTTTACCTGCTAACATGGTAGGTCCTGTATGTGACATGTGTTCTGCAGTAACTGCTATTACCTACGCAGGTATTTTAGCATACAGAGACACCGTAACCCAAATCTTAGGTGCTCCTGCAGGATTTGCACAATCTATGGCTAACGAAGCTTTAACTCAAGTAACTGCATTAATGCAAAACGAGGGAATCGACAAAATGGACGAAGCTTTAAACCCAGCTGCATTACTCGGTACTGCTGACTCCATGAACTTTGGTAACTTAGCAGAAATCGTTCCTACTGTATTAGATTACTTAGGTAAAGATCAATAA
- a CDS encoding DUF3236 domain-containing protein has protein sequence MAFEKMIHNAFEESRNNCRFGDTLEEIHEIQEYINNAKKVCVPNKNGIKVEVLNKVLREYNLHQAEILQINTNTADTSRIPALAKAYMALDQSDADLIIARGRLGIPGSGSLLIFIDNKGRILTCGTSPSHAIHKKSIEEAVYEEACEALEKIGFNKEG, from the coding sequence ATGGCATTTGAAAAGATGATACATAATGCATTTGAAGAATCTAGAAATAACTGTAGATTTGGAGATACTCTTGAAGAAATACATGAAATTCAGGAATACATAAATAATGCTAAAAAAGTATGTGTTCCAAATAAGAATGGTATCAAAGTAGAAGTATTGAATAAAGTTTTAAGAGAATATAATTTACATCAAGCAGAAATACTTCAAATTAATACAAATACTGCAGATACAAGCAGAATACCTGCTCTTGCAAAGGCTTACATGGCATTAGACCAAAGTGATGCCGATTTAATCATAGCAAGAGGTAGATTAGGAATTCCAGGTTCAGGATCATTGCTTATTTTTATAGATAACAAAGGAAGAATATTGACTTGTGGAACTTCACCATCTCACGCAATTCATAAAAAAAGTATTGAAGAAGCAGTATATGAAGAAGCATGTGAAGCACTTGAAAAGATTGGATTTAACAAAGAAGGTTGA
- a CDS encoding oligosaccharide repeat unit polymerase family protein, whose protein sequence is MSVIYSKLTSVINKISDEFHKSFLFTTIFSILSFIENQWVNSYFKKLYPDEDFLNFLNKSNILKNHLFNPLIVIVLFSFFLILSMNNPSTSLVITLLIGFIAFFIGSTIIPRRFLNKNIKLVEFNRKDIYSIGFCLILVSIVFFGICIASVGGIPLLKPSIRYLLKPIFTMPVFLIIPGTCLVASAYLNDFQSKNITRSQTRFRFLFLLAMDSALLLLLGYRTPLLAVFLIIIIIGFYGNIISLWEVVMGGLIGVGAIIGIGYFRSLSEMTITSSTNPLYTLQSRADFTLHVLNLLDFIGGTFGLTHGQLLASSIPGSDLGPRMLVGKLIAWRTEVTVTPTLIGQMVVDFGKIGVAVEMCILGFILGIGFKIMQKTKNYFYIAIYSLILTYAILGIETGILDIQVLLYFAIALFIYLINMKKST, encoded by the coding sequence ATGAGCGTTATTTATTCCAAGTTAACTTCAGTGATAAACAAGATTAGTGATGAGTTTCACAAATCATTCCTGTTTACCACAATTTTTTCAATTTTATCATTTATTGAAAACCAGTGGGTCAACAGTTATTTCAAGAAGTTATACCCAGATGAAGACTTTTTAAACTTTTTAAATAAAAGCAACATTCTAAAAAATCATTTGTTCAACCCATTAATTGTGATTGTATTATTTTCATTCTTTTTAATTTTATCAATGAACAATCCCTCTACAAGTTTGGTTATTACATTACTCATCGGATTTATTGCATTTTTTATAGGATCAACAATAATCCCAAGAAGATTCCTAAATAAAAACATCAAACTTGTTGAATTTAACAGAAAAGACATTTATTCCATCGGATTCTGTTTAATTTTAGTCAGCATAGTGTTTTTTGGAATATGTATTGCATCTGTTGGAGGAATTCCTCTTTTAAAACCATCAATAAGATATTTATTGAAACCAATATTTACAATGCCTGTGTTTTTGATAATTCCTGGAACATGTTTAGTTGCTAGTGCTTACCTAAACGATTTTCAATCAAAAAACATCACCCGTTCACAGACAAGATTCAGATTCCTATTTTTGCTTGCAATGGACAGTGCATTATTATTGCTTCTAGGTTATAGGACACCACTACTTGCCGTATTTCTTATCATAATTATCATAGGTTTCTATGGAAATATCATTTCTCTTTGGGAAGTTGTGATGGGAGGATTAATTGGTGTAGGTGCAATTATAGGAATTGGTTATTTTAGATCACTTAGTGAGATGACAATAACATCATCAACAAACCCCCTCTACACATTACAATCCAGAGCAGACTTTACATTGCATGTTCTAAATCTGCTTGATTTTATTGGAGGCACTTTCGGTCTAACCCACGGACAGTTACTGGCAAGTTCAATTCCAGGAAGCGATTTAGGACCAAGAATGCTTGTTGGAAAGCTCATAGCATGGAGAACAGAAGTTACAGTGACTCCTACCCTGATTGGACAGATGGTAGTTGACTTCGGTAAGATAGGTGTGGCAGTGGAAATGTGCATATTAGGATTCATTTTGGGCATTGGATTTAAAATAATGCAAAAGACTAAAAATTATTTCTATATTGCTATTTACTCATTGATTTTAACATATGCAATTTTAGGCATAGAAACTGGAATTTTGGATATTCAAGTTTTATTATACTTTGCAATAGCCCTTTTCATCTATTTAATTAACATGAAAAAATCCACATAG
- a CDS encoding 4Fe-4S binding protein, giving the protein MKIDMEECGVCEDCIDVCVEEAIQRKAYTVTIDPEKCDNCGECVDVCPVGAIYDE; this is encoded by the coding sequence TTGAAAATTGATATGGAAGAATGCGGAGTTTGTGAAGACTGTATTGACGTATGTGTAGAAGAAGCAATTCAAAGAAAAGCTTATACTGTAACTATTGATCCTGAAAAATGCGATAACTGCGGTGAATGTGTTGATGTCTGCCCAGTGGGCGCTATCTACGACGAATAG
- a CDS encoding Nif3-like dinuclear metal center hexameric protein, with protein sequence MKLKKIIAFLEEKIPVNLALEFDKVGLMGNYNLDSDINSIKIFMDLLPEYDSFNENTLIITHHPPLFTPKTPTYTIHSNWDIIDGGANETLAEILKLEVNDYFDTTTKIGRICKSEYTFKELEEIILDNFEEIKIVNRLDSEKKLEDIGVISGFGLKNPEYIELAKEKKLDALISGDLCQETAILAKNLQITLIDLGHHESEVPGLIRLSNLVEELDIDVEIINIKPIKTVIK encoded by the coding sequence ATGAAACTTAAAAAGATTATTGCATTTTTAGAAGAAAAAATACCTGTTAATCTAGCTTTAGAATTTGACAAAGTTGGATTAATGGGAAATTACAATTTAGATTCAGACATCAACTCAATTAAAATTTTTATGGATTTGTTACCTGAATATGATTCATTTAATGAAAATACATTAATAATTACTCATCATCCACCATTATTCACTCCAAAAACCCCAACATATACAATTCATTCAAATTGGGACATAATTGATGGTGGAGCTAATGAAACATTAGCAGAAATATTAAAATTAGAAGTTAACGATTATTTTGATACTACTACAAAGATTGGGAGAATTTGTAAATCAGAATATACCTTCAAAGAACTAGAAGAAATCATCTTAGATAATTTTGAAGAAATTAAAATAGTTAATAGATTAGATTCTGAAAAAAAACTTGAAGATATCGGCGTAATATCAGGTTTTGGTTTAAAAAATCCAGAATATATAGAATTAGCTAAAGAAAAAAAACTAGATGCGCTAATTTCAGGAGATTTATGTCAAGAGACAGCAATTCTTGCAAAAAATTTACAAATAACTCTCATAGATTTAGGGCATCATGAAAGTGAAGTTCCAGGTTTAATCAGACTTAGCAACCTCGTAGAAGAATTAGACATAGATGTTGAAATTATAAACATAAAACCTATAAAAACAGTGATAAAATGA
- a CDS encoding adhesin, whose amino-acid sequence MKIKFTLVDYIIIILVVCAIAFAFIHITTDDSSEIQKTAFDASTINKIPDTYSNYYKDGYIVKASVEGFNATTGNETSLNGTVKWIGNDGGTDVKILIESNNTNYLVGLYKSIPEADVYIDKISLETNGSKYPNLVEIKVNPENISSINDLNKNLSGDFEISTTISLDSFDLMKIQEITNKINSHDKRVAIKTPTTGLGNSLILEYANQQSLDDANSVLGNINGITDEITIRIYNCSESQLDQIKNNYNVTNIRTF is encoded by the coding sequence ATGAAAATAAAATTTACTTTAGTTGACTATATAATAATCATTTTAGTTGTGTGTGCAATTGCATTTGCATTCATACACATCACAACTGATGATTCTTCAGAAATACAGAAAACCGCATTTGATGCATCAACAATCAATAAAATTCCAGATACTTATTCTAACTATTATAAAGACGGATATATTGTAAAAGCCAGTGTTGAGGGTTTTAATGCAACAACAGGCAATGAAACATCATTGAACGGTACTGTAAAATGGATTGGAAATGATGGTGGAACCGACGTTAAGATATTGATTGAATCAAACAACACAAATTATCTTGTTGGTTTATACAAAAGCATTCCAGAAGCAGATGTTTACATAGATAAGATTTCACTTGAAACAAATGGCAGCAAATATCCAAATTTAGTGGAAATTAAAGTAAATCCAGAAAACATTTCATCAATAAATGATTTAAATAAGAATTTATCTGGAGATTTTGAAATATCCACCACAATCTCACTCGATTCATTTGATTTAATGAAAATTCAGGAAATAACAAACAAAATAAATTCCCATGATAAAAGAGTAGCCATTAAGACACCTACTACAGGTCTTGGAAATAGCTTAATATTAGAATATGCTAACCAACAGAGCCTTGATGATGCGAATTCAGTTTTGGGAAACATTAATGGAATTACAGATGAAATTACCATTAGGATATACAATTGCAGTGAAAGTCAATTAGACCAAATTAAGAATAACTACAATGTTACAAACATAAGAACCTTTTAA
- a CDS encoding FeGP cofactor biosynthesis protein HcgF family protein codes for MIKIATAECFTQGKIGRELHALAQSYEGDFGFDYIENLNEYSDFDYNQLSVTCSLFIPTIEAVKKILNVKNPPKPNTLIKGIKVYDEPGDKEVSKIMAKAVKHLSDCDIAIGTTAGVGRGGITIINNEYEITTTTNVYADLNELDSDKLYERSEAGIKKALEILMFLLNNDFNRINSLENVEIKKI; via the coding sequence ATGATAAAAATAGCGACTGCTGAGTGTTTTACTCAGGGAAAAATAGGCAGAGAACTACATGCATTAGCACAAAGTTACGAAGGTGACTTTGGATTTGATTACATTGAAAACCTTAATGAATACAGTGATTTTGATTACAATCAACTTAGTGTGACATGTAGCCTATTTATTCCCACCATTGAAGCTGTTAAAAAAATATTGAATGTTAAGAATCCTCCCAAACCTAACACTTTAATTAAGGGAATAAAGGTTTATGATGAACCTGGAGATAAAGAAGTTAGTAAAATAATGGCCAAAGCCGTTAAACATTTAAGTGATTGCGATATAGCAATCGGAACTACTGCCGGTGTTGGTCGTGGAGGAATAACAATCATTAATAATGAATATGAAATAACCACCACCACAAATGTTTATGCAGATTTAAATGAACTAGACAGTGATAAATTGTATGAACGATCAGAAGCTGGAATTAAAAAAGCTTTAGAAATACTAATGTTTCTTTTAAATAATGATTTCAACAGAATAAACTCTTTAGAAAATGTTGAAATTAAAAAAATATAA
- the cbiQ gene encoding cobalt ECF transporter T component CbiQ produces MVDITQIMRFDELASKDSPIHNLGGRIKLIATIFIILACVISKELFIPIILEIMLLFILKMANLSYIDSAKRLLMLLPFGGAIIIFQPFIQPGTIIWSYSWLHITDFGLNWAILLLVRMIVCLTAIIIYSSTTPLQEMASSFRKLKMPRDLAMILSIMVRFLFLFVDELAAIRKSQKSRNFSIHSDNTPYKWRVKQVGYTIGMMFLKSYEQGERVHKSMVSRGFSDASEMFNEKKSPEKSDYIFIISIIIIVIILEIILFKYSGQLGYIGQNLSIN; encoded by the coding sequence ATGGTAGACATAACACAAATTATGAGATTTGATGAATTAGCATCAAAGGATAGTCCCATACATAATCTAGGAGGACGTATTAAATTAATCGCAACTATTTTTATTATTCTTGCATGTGTTATTTCAAAAGAACTTTTTATACCAATAATCTTAGAAATAATGTTATTATTTATCTTAAAAATGGCCAATTTATCATATATTGATTCTGCAAAAAGATTATTAATGTTACTTCCATTTGGAGGAGCAATAATCATATTTCAACCATTTATACAACCAGGAACTATAATCTGGAGTTATTCATGGTTACATATTACTGATTTTGGACTCAATTGGGCAATATTATTGCTTGTTCGTATGATTGTATGTTTAACTGCAATTATCATATACTCATCAACAACACCATTGCAGGAAATGGCCAGTTCATTTAGAAAGTTAAAAATGCCAAGAGATCTTGCAATGATTCTTTCAATCATGGTCAGATTTTTATTTTTGTTTGTTGATGAACTCGCAGCAATCAGAAAAAGCCAAAAATCAAGAAACTTCAGCATCCATTCAGATAACACACCTTACAAATGGAGAGTAAAACAGGTCGGATACACAATAGGAATGATGTTTTTAAAATCTTACGAACAAGGAGAACGTGTTCATAAAAGTATGGTGAGCCGTGGATTTTCAGATGCATCAGAAATGTTCAATGAAAAGAAATCCCCTGAGAAAAGCGATTATATATTTATTATTTCAATCATAATTATAGTAATAATACTCGAAATTATCTTATTCAAATATAGTGGTCAATTAGGTTACATTGGTCAAAATTTATCAATTAATTAG